The following DNA comes from Mya arenaria isolate MELC-2E11 chromosome 11, ASM2691426v1.
GTCGGGGTTTGCAAGTCAATGTCAATTAAAGTAAAATCACGGTTTTCAGAAAACAAGGAAGGCTGAAACGTAGCGAAAGTTGGACCTATAACGATAAAGTAGTAGAAATAGTTGACCAATTCACGTACCTAGGAACGATATTTAGTAGTAACGGCCAATTCAACAATAACCAGCAAATGCTAGCGGGAAAAGCTTTAAAAGCTATGTGTACTTTAAGTGGAAATTTAAGGGGCTTTGAATTCAGCCCAAAGACACAGTATGACCTTTTCGACGCGTTTGTTGGCTCGATATTAAGTTATGGGtgtgaaatatggtgatattCCAATGCTAAAGAATTGGAAAGAGTACATCTGAAGTTTTGCAAGCGTATGCTATGTGTAAAGCTTTCAACAAGTAATGTAGGTGTTTATGGTGAATTAGGACGCTACCCATTACATATTATAAGACGGACTCGAATGgtgaaatattggtttaaagtCATCAATACTAACAACTGTGTAATTAAGGCACTTTATGACGAATTAGTTGTTGACAATAATATTAGACATTTAGATAACTGGTCGTCAAAGATAAAGGACCTACTCTACAGACACGGTTTCGGGAATGTATGGGAAAATCCATCCACTATCAATCCTGACTGTTTTGCTAAATTGTTTAAGCAGCGCCTTGTTGATCACTTACGCCAAGAATGGCACACCTCCCTTCAAAATATTAACGTACTTActctatataaatatgtaaaaccaAAAATTGGATATGAACAGTATCTTGACGTTATGAACTCAAAGCGTAATCGACATGTGTTAAGTCAACTACGACTATCATCACATAAACTCAGAATTGAGACTGGTCGTTACGGGAGAAATCGAGAAGCGAGACATGATcgaatatgtgtattttgtgaTAGCAGggacattgaagatgagtttcactcCATGTTCaagtatgatatatataaaaacataagaaaaagaTACATTAGTCGTTAATTATTACTGGCAGAATCCAAGTATGTTTAAGCTTATAGGGTTGTTACAAAGTAAAACTAAGAATGTATTAAACAAACtttcttgttatataaattgtgcgattaaaattacaaataatttaaacaatacctAAAGTAAAATACGGTTTCTGTTGATTTATACATATAACTGCTATAAAAATATAGTAACATAAGAATAAAGGTTTTTTGAACTATTTATTACTTCCCTccacattgttttctttgtattattatatgttttgttttatgttttgaatgtattttttgtatgtgtatttgtttgtttttgggTGTATGTACACTTCTGTGATTGCTTGTATGATGAGAGACTATGAAgtctaaatcaaaataaacttcttttctgttctgctctgttcatatttttccatattgaaCTGTAACCAGTATCCATTTTTACTCtgacatttgttttgcattgaaactcATTTGAGATATAAGTTCGATTCCCAAATGAGgccttttattttctataaaataacaaaattatacacTAAAAATAACTAAATACGTCAAAATTCACAACAACACATAGTCCATCCTACGAGTATATTGAACTCCATCCTCCGACTTCAAAAAAATATCAGCTTCTGAAATTAATAGACCATGCTCACCATTTTCGTCAATGTTCAACTCATTGGCACACTAAAAGAAGACGAGCTGGAGCTGGAACCTATAATAATTATAGACACTCCCAGTTTGAAGCATTTTCAATGCCAAAAAAATATGTAGTGGCTCCAATAATTCCCCGACGTGTACTGTATGGTTGTGTCCAATATATATGCCTCATGTGACACAGGAAATGTTCTGACCaattcttatttgttttcaacCCAAATTAAGGTCTACTGAAAGAACTTGATGTATTATGTCACTCATATATGCAAACAATGTAGTTCGAAAATGCCAGTTTGGGGTTACTGAAGGGCCTTAACTCTTCCTTTACTATGCGCAGCTGCAAACGAAACCCCAGATACACAAATATCATCTAAACAACATTATTCTAGGTTTGTAAGACTCTGGGGCAAATACTTTTGGAATATTGAATCTCAAAGTTTGCATAACATCAACCAACGGAATAACGGACGGACGTAAAATGGCAAATCTATATCCCCCTTCCCCAGAATTAGAGCGGACTAATGATCTCTTcgattattaaaatttaaaaaatgcctTAAAAGATGACATAAAAGCTGATAAAAACAACTGCAATTTAATGTACATTAcggttaaagatgcactcttactcccaaacaagattcatcacaattaataaaattgttttaatattcaaaaaaagatgaataaatgtcgaaaacaatggttcttatgaaggatacagagtttaatttgaaagaaatcagcataaaacacggtatttctaccttatgagactatataagaccacagtaaatcttttagcattcaccaatcatttaatatttttgcgttttctgctattaaatacacagttacaatcttgttatcagtaattaatattttccataaatgcattattaagtaagtagttaaaggtttatcagtcaaaatttatgtttgttatacataattatgtattgattttgaataagagtgtcacaacgaaaataaaataatcatgcatGAATGGGAGGTAACTCTCCAAACCGTAAAGTAAAATTTCgtccaaataaaataatttcgtaTTCTACCCAACATGTGCAAAATCATTTCCGCCATTTTTGTAAGCTTGGGTAGACATTTTTGCAAATAGTAAACAAAAGAATTGTCACCTTTATAAGAacattttgttaagtttttttacgAAGAAATATGAGTGAGCTTGATCCTACTAAGCTGGACAAGCTCAAGGTTGCTGAACTGCAAGAAGAGTTGAAATCCAGAGGTTTGGAAACGAAAGGGAAAAAAGCGGTTCTCATCTCGAGGTTGAAGAAAGCGTTACGCGGTAATTTTCATAGCAGTTTGAAtactattgtttttattataaggACTTAAATGAGTTACTATATTGCCCTACAATTGTTCGTTATTATGCTTTAACCACCATCATGCTTTCGATTTGTTGATTCGTACTCAGTGCTTTTCGTCACAGGTTAGTTTAAACGATTACTGTGGACAATTTTCGATATAAACACGAAATTGTACGAATACGAAATAGTACCATATTGCTGATCCCTCCATATGTTGCTGCTTACACTTAACATCTGAGCTAGAGGAATCATGGGGCAACTTCTACAAATCTGAAGCGTTACTACTTTACCCTTTACAGCCAATgctagctaaagaacttcagcgaacacgttatatattacctttttggatgtgttcgctgaagagaacgccgtatcctaaccctaccagaattcgtgacatttttatgtcatgctgttatttcacttgtatgcattgtacagacaaaatagctgtatccttaggttaatgaagtaaaatgtagttcacaaactcattttcaaaaccaaaaaacgctttaaagatagttgatttagcattttaataaatcctattacaagcattccttatctaggtcatagttgtgttcaaatttaatcacgtgacaccaagattttcagaaaatacccatgtgacctagtgtttattttgctgttattttttctttttcgaataattaataaataactaataacaaatttggaataaataaattgtttttacttatcaaaaggtatttacagccttactgcaattggattcaactaaatgaacaatgtgaatccgatgctataaatagaatccatcgacgtcatcatggtcatgtgatcgcattgcatcatcacactcaattgattctggttgactttactatgggggttacgccaaaactttaatgtgttgtaaacatcaaaaaaataaatatcaacattaaagttatggaagccagaactaagCCAATGCAGGACAAATATCTCTCCCCATAAATGCACATTTAGAAATTAGAGACTACACTGTTCAAGAAACAACAAGTTATCTGTACTTGAACAAACACTTAGAGAACTTTCATAgataatatctttataaaaaaaatacagttgcTCCATCCGGAGTTGTACCAATCTATTACAGTTTCCATGATAATAACATTTGCAAATCAATTGTCTGTAGTTGTCGTGAAACTCAGACAAACACAGGGGGCGacatgtgttttttattaaaaacacaactGTTCAGTGATTTTTCTTGGAATTTCTgtcacatttgttttcttttgcagCCGATGACTCACAGAATGACGCAGATCTGAACACAACAAATGAGGAAGGGGACACTTCACAGAGTCTTGATGAGAGCTCACAGGATGCAACTGAGGTTGAGGTAAATTAACATGAATCAGGGTTGTCAATAAGAACCGGCCGCCGGCCGAAATGGATGGTTCAAATGGAGTTTAGGCCggtacaaatttgaaaaaaaaaaatcgcgagtttttttggtaattaaTGTTCCTTACTGCTAAAACGGCCCTTTTCGCCTATAACATCTCTTTTCAATATTTAGAGCATCGCCTTAACTGGTTTAAAATTTACCGATAATCTGAATCACGCAGTGgacgattttttgtttatccaacattGCCAACGTTTTGACAcaattctgaaccatgacctgtgacgtcaggcgtgtgatcaataaaatatagttgtattattggtagttaattataacgTGCAGCATTAtgtaaatttccacgaggaaaacgagacagGAATGCCGACAAATctgcgcagtcaacgttttacgcatctttgataccaaTGACCTTTTTCCGCGATTTtccaaaattcttaaaatagtaacatagtgttgttttttaagtgcattgtatttatcgatgtttatacttcatggaaatgaatttatagcaaaaaaacaagcaacagatatgaaaataaatgacccTACATTACGAGTACTTAGAattacgtatctatgaagctattgTTAAAGCGTGGATCTCCGTATCTttgaagctatggatagataagtaaaattgctTATCTATGGAGTAAAGGGTTGCGTATCTATGGCACgcaaatttacttattattcaCAAAATGccccagaatgcaggaaatgaAGCGCTGAATTTTTttcgtgtgtgtgtggggggggtcATTCCCACGGATCCCCCTAGCTGGCCGCCTACTTTTCTGTTTCAGTCAGTTCAACAAAAACTTATTGACAACCCTGATGAATACTGCTTTGGcctaaaacaatacaattggtTCTGGTTACCCAACCCTACCTTAGAAATAGTTGCCAACCCTACAGTTTTTAAAGTCAGTTGGTTTAATAGCAACCTTTTGGCCTTTGTCATGAATAAGGTTCACGGTAATGTGTAGATTTATCATTTAGCAATGTTCcaacattatttgattttttattcagACATTTTTCTGCAGTACTATGAGAATTAGGTTATGGTATTTGGGAGCAGGCATTGAAAGAATTGTTGTTAAACAATGTTAAGTTTAATTCTGgttgtaatttgattttttactaAGTAATATCTTGGTTGCAGAGCGAAGCAGAACCTGAAGCAGAGCAAGAACTAGCAATATCTCCACAAACGAAGGCACCGCAACCTGATGTTGAGGAGGCAGTTGCTGTGCCAGATGAAGAGCTGCCAACATCTCCTCTAAAGAATTCACCAGAAAAAAATTCTCCAGCAAAGAAAACTCCAGAAAAGGCACCAGAACCTGAAGTCAAAGAGGCATTTGCTGAGCCAGAGCAAGAGTTGCCAGCATCTCCACTTGAGAAGTCACCAGTGAAAAGTTCCCCAACAAAGAAAACTCCTGAAGTGGCACCAGAGCCTGAAGTCAAAAAAGCAGTTGATGAGCTAGCTGAAGAGAAACCTCTTTCAGAACAAGTTCCTGAACCAACCCACGTAGCAGAAGAGGTGACACCAGAGGAAGAGCCTAAAATGGAGGAAACCGAGACAGCTGCACATGCAGAACCTGAGCAAAATCCAGAAGTTGATGAGGCTGACAAGGCTGAGGCTAAAGGTGATGAGCAGCCTGAGGAGATGGAGACAGAGCAGGGTGGTGCAGGAGAGACTGCTGTTGAGGCAGAAGTGAAGCAGGAGCCAGAGTCTGAGAATGCTGCTATGGAACAGCAGGAGGCAGCACAACAGgtaaagtattttttgtttgcCTCTTGCATTTTAggatataaattaatattttaaagtgtgCAAGTGTGGTTTAGAATAAGCTGTGATTGTTTGCTGAAAGCTAGAAATAAAGCTCAAATCACTTAAATAGTTTGTGTCTGATTTGTCATAAAACAATGTACAAATATAgataatgtaattattttatctttgaaaatagGAAAAGGAGATGAATGGTGATAAAATGGATGAAGATGTGAAAGCAGATGttaaaaaagagaaagaggAACATAAAGGTATAttgaataagaataaaaacaataataatgataaatatagaGATAATTATAGAGATAATTgtttctctgcaaaaagaaacataactcttaattgtattattttaaagaaagggCATTTACTGTTCTTCAATGTGATATGctttttaatgtaataaaacagAGGCTTTTCATTGTTTGCCTCGTAATGGGATAAAATTTGCAGGGTTTGACATTATGGTCCTACCGAACAACATTCACTAGTTGATAGAATTATTAGATGCAGGTCTTTCAATTGACCCAAGCTCCTGGGTTCTGACGTATAGAAATTGTAAATGACCTGAAATGGACGTATCATAATTTGTAGTATGTAAGTGAGTTTTGACCCTGGAGAACTTCAGTGCAAGAGTTCTATCATCTGAAAGGAGTCACAAGGCATGATCTGAAtgtttaatcaataagtcaagAGCAATTAACGGCagaagtgacaagtgattatcaaTCCGGATGGTCCGGAGCTAGCTAGCCTAGTCGTGTTTTGAATCGGTCAAAAGTCACTGAAATAATGTCTTCAACCGAATCAGTTTAtacttataatttataataccTTTTTGTATGGTATTTTGTGTTTAACACTTTGGTTAAGTTCAGTTTAAATCATGTCTAGTAGGTTTTCAGTTACTGGTCCTGCTCTCTAAAGAGTTTATGTCGAACCCTGATATGTTGTGAGTATTTAAATATAGTTTAGTACCAATGTAGTCTTATGATGGAAAAGGCTGAATATCATTGATGTTGTTTAGATATGATTATAACAATTTTACACACCAAAAAGcttcaaaaaaaaagaaatattgtttgcCAGATCGTGGAGAGAAGCGAAGAAGGTCACGATCCAGGTCACCTCGCCGGGAAAGCCACAAGTCTGGTGATCGGGACAGCCGGGACCAGGCCAGGGATGAAAGGAGGAAACGCTTCAGAGCGTATGTGTTGCGTTTCTTTTTACAAgcattattttagttttttgtaTGCACTTAagatatattgtttctattatGCTGAGTAAGGCTCCCATTCTTGTACAGATTTCCTAGTCATAACATGttctttctttgtttgtttttttgataGTTGTGTGaattgaaatgtaaacattgttagAATCTTAAGTCATTATTGAATGACGTCTTAATAGATTATAAGTTAAGTATTGTGTTTTCTATTTTTCAGTAAATCTCCTGTTGAACCAGAAACTGATGAATGGAAAGAGTTGACAAATGTCATTTTAGACAAATGTAACTATTAAAGAATATTTCCTTGGGTTTTCAgtgcatataattatattgcaaGAAATATTGTATGAATTTCTATCCtatgtattcattattttgtctgtTGAGGTTTACATACACACAGGATTAATTGAAAATCCACCAGCAATGTCCTGTTGTCAATATTTTGTGTTCAGTgcaaattttttatttattttccattccagaatattttacaagtttataaattgaataaggAGTAAATATCCATTCATTAACAGTAAATATCTTAATCTAAATTACATCAGTATAccataagtaaaaaaaaaatgcataaattctTTGGTACATTCACCTGTGATGTTCATCTTGCAGTCAACAGTGACCTGTACTTGAAGATCAGTAAGGATGGCCTTTCTGGAAAGCCGTCTACAGATGATGGGTTTGCCATGATGTGGGCAGGGGCACGGGGTTCATATGGAGCCCTTGATGGCAAGATCGCCTTTCAAGTCAAGGTAAGCATTGTGATGGGTCACATgcagggttcccgctggcgatcgccattgtcACCTGTTGCGACAAAAccgcaaaagtggcgacaactttttcgaatttggcaaatttatggagaagagtttttaaaaaaaatctttaaatgacGTAAGCAGTGCccatgcggcctgcatgataatcgattctgtcactgtcgtaaatcaagcgcatctgctggtgcgacaacaaatccgataattagggcaagcagtcatggcccagtcaacacctcgctaattaATGCGAAATTTTATTGCTggttagttttaaaaatgcaaatcataaaATTTTAGGTTGTCTGAAAGACGTGATATggaaatttcgtaatgacgtttacgcgctaaaaatagatttgctttcggttttgtcgcaatttgtaattgctataaatgcagcattttAAGGGgttaaaaagtgtcaaaaagattaacagaagTCATTGGGTAAGCTTACAAATAAATAGAACTACAtcccatttgataaggcttccAAAAagttggctggagtaaagagtaTACACTATTTTATTAGGACAGTATGGCCTTAGTTTGACCATGTGTATTTCTTtgattttccatttattttaaatttatctcataatttcataattgtattctttAATTCCATGACActattgtatgcaggcattagactgaaatcaacatattgatgtatatgtcgcatttttgacaatattttcattattatttttttatttatatacttgtcCATATATCTTGTCAATAGACAAATTGctaatatcttgtgcttcatgtacaacaatatTATACTATGTTCTGCACGACAATGTgcaaattaaatgcaatttaaggctcttaaattgcttaaaccccatgagcATCAGGGGGCTTTTCCCCCTCTGAAcccccacaagggcgctgccctggacccgtaAGGGGGCCTTTTGTGGCCCCCTTAACAcccgcgaaaaagtggcgacaatTTTTTAGAGCCCAGGGGGAAATAGACAGACATATTATttcgacttgtacaatgtacatcttCAACAACACACATGTTATTATGATTAATTATGTCGACGTGTGtccataataacaaacaatgtaGTACAAACAAGTATTTATACTGTAACAGTAACACACAAAAAGTGAATGCAAAACAACAAAttgtaattgttatatttctgaaattgttatatttctgaATTAATcagaggatttttttttttactatgttaatagataacaataaataaactgatTGGTAACCCTGACatggtaaaataaatacatacagtttttgttttaattataaactgttataacttGATGATGTAACTgtgaaaatataaccaaaagtTTGTCTAGATACTCGCTGGAAAGTTATTCTGATTAGTATGCCTTTTGATAGCTGATGGAGAACCTGGAAGTTGAGCAGCTTGGAGAAGAGGAAACAAACCCCCATGTTCTGAGAGTGGGCTGGTCGACAGATGACAACAACCTACTGCTAGGTAACACAATTGCTCTTTTTTCAATGAGTAAATCAAGAAGCTTGTATACTTGTCTTGGAACATTCTTAGGGTTGTTCCAGGAAAAAAGGTTGAATTAACTTTGTGGGTTGTGGGGTTGAAAAAGGAGTCCCAATTGTCTAGATGGGGTTGTTTAGGGAGTTCAATTTGTCTTGTTAAGTGTGTGTGTTGCAGGGGTTTTCTTAAGCGGACGCCCGCTTGCCCCCGCCGGGTTAAAATCGCCGCGGGCAAGTGATTTTTCAAAGCAGGTAGCCGCCGGGCAAGTGAGCTTTCATTGTGAACGCTTTCCGgtagttttctttttatttttctttgggtTAAAATATTTCCTAACGAGTGAAAGTTAAACTAATTTTGATTGGTTATTGGAGTTTAGAAAGCCAATCAAACGAATTGTAACATATAGCGTTCGTCGGACTTGGCAAGATGGCGGACGGAGATAAACAGGCCGAAACTGACCAATAGCTCAgatgaaaataacaatgatgaaaacaacaatGATGCTAATAACAATGAATCAGAGAAGAAAAGTAAATTAGTTGGTGGTGACTCTCCAATACCATGTTATACATGCCAAGGCAGGCAAACTGATGATAATAGTACTAAAGAAATAGTGATGGATGATGATGTATTACAGCAGTGACTGTGACTTTTATGAAGAAGAATCAACAGTGTGAagaaaactatttgaaaaaagaattcAGTATGAAGACAGCCTAATATTAGCAAAAAAGGCATAATAATGAATTCCTCATGGTTTTAAACAGTGAGGTTATGGTGTAACTGTTGTTGAAtgatgtttgtttgaaaataaaatgtagcagttaaaatcttaatttatttcttgtgtttattaataaatagcATTGCCTTTAATACAGATTGACTAAAATggtatacataattttataaacattatcaaatttcGGGCAACCCAATTTCACAGGGGGCAAGTAGATGTTCAAATTGACTTGCCCCCGGGGCAAGTGAAAGTCAAATCGTTAGGAAAACCCCTGGTGTTGGGGGGGggtgaaatacatgtatcaatgtGGTGTTTGGGTTGCCTCAAAGGCAGACCATTTATATAAATCTGGAGAGGTTTTCATGGGTTCTCAATCcagtttctaaaaatagatattAGCATCACAACTATTGAACAGTCAATGAGATGCATTATAGTGATAATTCGTTCGAATTTGTCGCTCATTCCTattttgatgatattaaaatatgtcatcAGTGCTCTTCAATGGCTTCATTACGAAGAGCATGTTAGTTTGGGCCTCATTTGCGGAATTACCCaaatttttataaaagtttgaaCAGCGAAGGTTTCCTCCCTATTCCAGTTGTGGCAGGAGGGGTGTGTTAGCCCTGTTTTTGTGGTGCTGGTATGAGCCCTATGGTGGTGGGggtgaaaacataattatacttgTCTCGTTGGTTCCCTTTTTTCAGAATTCAGTTCCTACCCAAAGTACACTTTCCTAGAATAGCCCTTAACATTTAAGTTATGTTGTCATGCTATTAATTTAGTTATTGAAATTCagatgttattattaaatttaaaaaagttgctGGCACAATTTCGGAATACTATAATTTCATGATTATTGGAATCTAACCGGCTAGTTTACTTGACCAAGCTTGACTCAGGCTTGTGCAAATTTTATAACTTATAAAATTGACATCAGTGGTGACTGGTCAAAGCTTGCATTAAAGAATAAGAAACCAATCTGACAGTTACTGTagtttgtaattatttaactcttttttgcttCCCTGTAAAAACATACtgattaaatgatttgtttgtgtCCAGGAGAGGAAGAATTGTCATTTGGCTATGGAGGCACAGCCAAGGCTTCAACCAACCTGAAATTCTCTGACTACGGGGAGAAATTTACAGCTGGGGATGTCATGACAGCATACATTGTAAGACATTGTTGTTGGTAGACGTTCAGGCTCCTTGCCTGTGGAAagatcatattaaaaaaatatgttgagcCTTGTTGTATTGCTGTTACATAAAGAAAGTGTCCTTTTGTTGGGGAGTATATTCTCAAGTATTTTataaggggcacaatataggttaatggCACAAAGTAATTGTATTGGATTACTATGGTTCACTCATTCaacttaaattgaaaatacaaaacttgATTCATGTACAGatagaaaaatattagcgatattttggtgtgttttttaaagacatttataaaggcttattattatttttatatgtaaatatgtagATTTCAGAAATATAGCCAATTTTGTCCATTTCTTGGTATTAAAATGCCCTAAATTCCCAGTTTTGGGTAGGTTCTCTTTCAAAAATGTGTAGTTTTAGGAAATAAAGacttgtgttttgtttgttaggATCTGGACAGTGATCCGTGTGTGATCTCCTTTGACAAGAATGGCACAGACCTTGGCACATGTTTTGAGTTTGAGAAGGCCAAGCTGGGAGATAAGGCAATGTTTCCCCACATTCTCACAAAGAACACCACATTCGAGTGTGATTTTGGACAAAAGGTAGGTCTCATGGgaaacattaataaatgttcTATAGCCAATAAAACTTAACCTTCCCATGGAAGGTAGAAGCAAGATAAAAATTAAGTCCATTAATTATGTAGTGTGCAGAGATTTTACTGGACATTTTAAGATTTCTATGCATTTAAGTTTTGTGAATGAGTTAAAATTGAGTTTATCTGTCAAACATTGAATTACGCTGCTACAttctttcaaatatatgtgtaaCATTTTATGTGACCATTGTTCTGCCAGGAGGAGGCCTTCTTCCCTCTAAAGGAGGGTTATGTGTTCATCAACAGTGTGGCCCCAGAGGATAGGGTGAAGGGCGCACAGCAACCAGAGAAAAAAGAGGACTGTGAGGTAAATACAAGCACCGAAGATATCAGTCACTACTTCATTCCATACAGCCATGCTCATTCaatataattcaattcaaaAGTCTTTATTTCCACTAGTAGCTATTGATTATCAAACGGTAACACAAATTGCAAGGAAAAAGGAGAtgagaaaatacaaacaaaacatcatgcgatctacattgtacattgtttcagaaattgaaataaataattgaatattgtttcatattacCAGTTTTGAATATGTACACT
Coding sequences within:
- the LOC128208754 gene encoding heterogeneous nuclear ribonucleoprotein U-like protein 1 isoform X1; its protein translation is MSELDPTKLDKLKVAELQEELKSRGLETKGKKAVLISRLKKALRADDSQNDADLNTTNEEGDTSQSLDESSQDATEVESEAEPEAEQELAISPQTKAPQPDVEEAVAVPDEELPTSPLKNSPEKNSPAKKTPEKAPEPEVKEAFAEPEQELPASPLEKSPVKSSPTKKTPEVAPEPEVKKAVDELAEEKPLSEQVPEPTHVAEEVTPEEEPKMEETETAAHAEPEQNPEVDEADKAEAKGDEQPEEMETEQGGAGETAVEAEVKQEPESENAAMEQQEAAQQEKEMNGDKMDEDVKADVKKEKEEHKDRGEKRRRSRSRSPRRESHKSGDRDSRDQARDERRKRFRAKSPVEPETDEWKELTNVILDKFNSDLYLKISKDGLSGKPSTDDGFAMMWAGARGSYGALDGKIAFQVKLMENLEVEQLGEEETNPHVLRVGWSTDDNNLLLGEEELSFGYGGTAKASTNLKFSDYGEKFTAGDVMTAYIDLDSDPCVISFDKNGTDLGTCFEFEKAKLGDKAMFPHILTKNTTFECDFGQKEEAFFPLKEGYVFINSVAPEDRVKGAQQPEKKEDCEMIMMVGLPAAGKTTWADKYNEEHPEAKFIVLGTNSIIEKMKVMGLPRKRNYAGRWDVLIDKATKCLNRMLEIASKRKRNYILDQTNVYASARRRKMQPFEGFSRRAVVVVPTDEDYKTRLESQQKVEGKEVPESAIYEMKANFTVPDVGMLFDEVDFTELQRSDAEDLVEKYREEGQKNLPPPPPQSVPERRSNDGYERRSGSRGRDTRGGGSRWSDRGDDRRGGGGGRWGGSGGGGGGKWGGGGGGGRDGGRFGGGGGGRQGGGGGRYGGGGGGGNDRWGGGGGGGGGGGRWGGGGGGGGRNDRGNDRSRNDKWGGSSSGAGGGAGGGRYDRASSRGSYGNNRKDGGGSGKSWGGSGGDKWGSGGSGGGYKQGSSNQGNMQSYQTSSNYGNQGWGQQGNQQQWGQQGQQAWGQQQPAAQNWGTYTGQQWSGYGQQAQPAAQQGATATAAAATGTTPQSQQAMTAAWGAYNQNQWANWNQQYANWYGQSAAGQYPQQGGQAGTGGQTGTGK
- the LOC128208754 gene encoding heterogeneous nuclear ribonucleoprotein U-like isoform X4, with translation MSELDPTKLDKLKVAELQEELKSRGLETKGKKAVLISRLKKALRADDSQNDADLNTTNEEGDTSQSLDESSQDATEVESEAEPEAEQELAISPQTKAPQPDVEEAVAVPDEELPTSPLKNSPEKNSPAKKTPEKAPEPEVKEAFAEPEQELPASPLEKSPVKSSPTKKTPEVAPEPEVKKAVDELAEEKPLSEQVPEPTHVAEEVTPEEEPKMEETETAAHAEPEQNPEVDEADKAEAKGDEQPEEMETEQGGAGETAVEAEVKQEPESENAAMEQQEAAQQEKEMNGDKMDEDVKADVKKEKEEHKDRGEKRRRSRSRSPRRESHKSGDRDSRDQARDERRKRFRAKSPVEPETDEWKELTNVILDKFNSDLYLKISKDGLSGKPSTDDGFAMMWAGARGSYGALDGKIAFQVKLMENLEVEQLGEEETNPHVLRVGWSTDDNNLLLGEEELSFGYGGTAKASTNLKFSDYGEKFTAGDVMTAYIDLDSDPCVISFDKNGTDLGTCFEFEKAKLGDKAMFPHILTKNTTFECDFGQKEEAFFPLKEGYVFINSVAPEDRVKGAQQPEKKEDCEMIMMVGLPAAGKTTWADKYNEEHPEAKFIVLGTNSIIEKMKVMGLPRKRNYAGRWDVLIDKATKCLNRMLEIASKRKRNYILDQTNVYASARRRKMQPFEGFSRRAVVVVPTDEDYKTRLESQQKVEGKEVPESAIYEMKANFTVPDVGMLFDEVDFTELQRSDAEDLVEKYREEGQKNLPPPPPQSVPERRSNDGYERRSGSRGRDTRGGGSRWSDRGDDRRGGGGGRWGGSGGGGGGKWGGGGGGGRDGGRFGGGGGGRQGGGGGRYGGGGGGGNDRWGGGGGGGGGGGRWGGGGGGGGRNDRGNDRSRNDKWGGSSSGAGGGAGGGRYDRASSRGSYGNNRKDGGGSGKSWGGSGGDKWGSGGSGGGYKQGSSNQGNMQSYQTSSNYGNQGWGQQGNQQQWGQQGQQAWGQQQPAAQNWGTYTGQDSILGRLAQLSGTSSTAIGSGPAMVSKHSQLPSREPQPQQQQQQAQPHSHSRR